CTGGTACTCAGAGCTCGTCCCATCATCCTTCTGCCATTTACTTCTCCTGTCCTTAGCAAGTGGCATTGTTGTAGCGTGCCGTGATCTTCTTCAGTGCTGAATGTCAAACGAGACCATCCACTCGTGTAAAAAAGTGTATatacagagaataaaattatCTACAGTGTGTACACTGGCTGATTTATGGGGTGCAGTTAAGATATCAAATATGACTAAGGAAGAGGTACAACAGAACCATACAAAGCTGCAAGGCTGTAAAGAACATCAGGAACAAAGCGGGTTTAGCTGCAGCAATTTGAATACTAACAAAAGAGATGGGGAGCTGCACACTGCTAGACTTAAAAAGAAAGGCCATTTCCCAGAAACCTGCCACTCCATCAGAAggcatttccttttcattaagAGCCAGAAGAAccttgtttatattttatagatATCGGTTccagagtcacagaatcacagaatggttgaggttggaagggacctctggagatcatctagaccaaccctcctgctcaagtagggtcacctagagcatgttgcacaggatcacgttCGGGTgagttttgaacatctccagagaaggagactccacaacctctctgggtaacctgtgccagtgctctgtcaccctcatgacaccactgaaaagagtccgaccccatcctcttgacaccctcccgtaaggtatttatagacattgatcagatcccccctcagccttctcttccccaggctaaacaggcccagctctcgcagccgttcctcgtagggcaggtgctccagccctctgatcatccttgtagccctacgctggactctctccagtagctccatgtctctcttgtactgcggagcccggaactggacacagcactcgagatgaggcctccccagggctgaggagaggggcaggatcacctccctcgacctgctggcaacactcttcgtaatgcaccccaggagaccattggctttcttggccacaagggcacattgctggctcacggtcaacttgtcacccaccaccactcccaggtcctgctctgcagagctgctttccagctgcatggggttatttctccctagatgcaggaccctgcacttgccctcattgaacttcatgaggttcctctccgccccgttctccagtctgtccagatctctctgaatggcagcacagccctctagTGTCCCAGCCACATCTCCCAAAGTCACATCCATCCCTACTTGTATGCTGCCTTAGTCATACCGGACTCAAACCAGACAGCTACtgctaatttattttagttCCAAGCCCAGGTCACATATGCTGGAAGTGAAAAGAGATTCAGTGCTCCAGCACATGAATGAAGCGTAGGCAGAATACTCAAGATAGAAGGTGCTTTCAGGAAAGGCAGATTGTGACACCCCTCTGGTTTCCAAAAAGATAAAAGGGATTCCACTGCCAGCTCCTCTTCCAACAGAGCGTGAAGATGGTATTTTGCCCTTTCAAAAGAACATCATTCACAAGAAACACTGCAAGTATAAGGAGTCGTAAGTCTTACTGCATGATGTATAAAATCTCTttcaaggaagaagaaaaaatgcactttgttttccaaagctAGCGAGAGTCAAGTCAAAAAGAAAGACcacttgaaaaaagaaatgcttaattATTTGGCAACTAGTGAGTATTTGCTCTGTAAATAGAAGTAAATTTAGCTTATCTAAGTAAATCAGGGCAGGAATAGATTAGTAGAGTGCAGTGGCTTATCCCCAGCCATGGAAAAAGGTAAGCGTTTTCTGGACTCATACAGCCTGCAAAACCAGGAAACCTGACGTGAATGTCATCGTGTCCACAGGATGGTGCCAGCCACTCACTGGCAACATCCCGTTAGTGAATTCATGAGCATCTGCAACATGCTCATGGGGTGATAGGTCACCTATGAGAAATGCTGCCTTCCAGGCAGACATTGACACAATTATAGACCTTAGGAGtcaataattttatattaaattattaaggCTGTGCTACAGCTCCTTTGGGAAGCCATTGCAGTACCCACCCAGGAAAATTTCATTCGAAGCCTGCTCACTGCTACTctccattttcttaaaaaaaaaagtgcctggGAATCCAACAGAGGAAGACaattggaaaagaaagcacCAATACCCACTCCCacaaattttaatgaaagtcCATCAGGTCTACAGCACCTCCTATTAAAGTGCCAAATATCCCTAGTTTAGACCCCTTCTGCTGTCAATGGCCCTCATGATGCAAATTCAGCACAGAGGTTTGCCTAGAGAGTAGTCCTGAAGAGGACAGAATCTTCGTCTTCACATAAATGCAGAGGGGTTTAAGATGCAGTACACTGAGCATACTTGAACAGAGTAAAGCTCTTCTTGGAGGTCATCTGAATCCCCCTCCCAAGCCCCTCTCACTGCTGTAAAGGCAACTTCTCAGTGGCTACAGTCCATTCCCAAAGATGCTTTGTTTGTTGATTTGCCCACTGGAAAAGCACAGCTATGTCCAACATGCTACCCCAACAAATATACTCCACTTCTTCCCTCCAGAATTGTTTGTAACATTGCATCTGTACAGGCTGTGGAATTTCTTATTTGATCTCTTCAAACTCTTGTGAGGGATTCAAGGTCGGGCCAGGAATCATCACCGtctgaaaaagcaagaaatggaATTAACAAGACACAGAATAGCTCTGAGTTACTGTAACAGGAAATTTTCATGCCTTCTAGAGCATGAGAAAGGGTGAGCAGGGGGTTCTGGCAATGCAAAGGTGTTGCACAGGAAGATGACCAGATGGTAGCAGCATGGGGGAGGAACAGGACGACATCCTTGGTACCCAGACTATAGTTCTTATCTCCTTCCTCTCTAGGACCTGTTTTTAGTAACACAGGAAAACAGGACACCTGCACCAATTTGCCAGACTATGTACAGGGAGTAATAATCCCAGAAATTATCATATACACATCAAATAACTTCAGGCTCTTATTACATCTTGCCGGTTATCCTAAACCAAGTGTATTCCACATTTTCCAAAGACTTCAACTACCCTATAGACTTTGTGAAGTCCCCAGTTACCCCTGCAAATtaggcagaggaagaaaatcgGCCAGATTAAAATGCAACTTGCTATGTagttcagagaaaaaaacatgtctCATAAGCCACAGTGAGATCTCTTTTACATGACATTAACACCTCTAAATTATTACACCGGGCTTCCCCAGTTACTTCAGAAGCCTCTAGGCAATATCTAACAGCCGGACAGAGCAAgacagctgcatccaggcatAAAGCCTCCGGAGCAGCAGAAAAGCTGTTGCTCATAACAAGGACAGAAGCACGTAACTGGCAAAGACGTCCTGGGATTCAGTCTAGTGCCTGGCAATTATAACACACAACGGCACAGCTTTGTTTTTGTCCAGAATTAACTAGGGACCTTTGTTGCACAGACACAGCCCAGGAACCAGCAGGGCTGGTGCCCACTCCCGGGGGCACTACCTTCACAATGGGGTCCTTTGGTGGAGCCCACGACGGAACGATCTTGCCATGCATCCTCCATGTGCCGTATAGGTTGACCAAGTGCCTCTCAAATACAACGTACTCCAAAACATCCTTGGGCACCTGCTCCCCACCGTACATTAACCGCCCAAACCGGTCATAGATTGCTAAAGTCTGTAAATAGAAACAAGAAACGTGTTGGGCTGGTAGCAGGCTGGAGTCACAAGGGGCACAAAGGGACGTACCTGTCGAGTGTGCATCCGCACTGTCACTTGGCCATACAGGTTGCCTTGATTCACCATGCTGTCACATCGAACATGAACCACCCTTGGAGGTTCCAATGACTCTACAAAACTCCACCGGATGGTCTTATACCTGTTCCCACGGACCATTTcctataaagaaaacaaaacaaaacagcagccaCTTAGAGTGCACTGAATGACAAGAAAACTACTGTCTACAATGAAGCATTTACTCATTAGCTATTTCTCAGACTTGTACATTACCTCCCCACTCTACACTAACACCCAGATAAGTATTTACCGAGTAGCAGCGCTCTGTCACCAAGGAGTGAAGTTTCTGCTTgttaaaactgaaagagaaacacaCCCAGTTACTCAAATACACATATCAGAAAGACACTTACTCACAAGGTCCTCCTTCTCCAGGAGGTACACAATACATTGGCcaaacagaaaaagctaaatTCTCAGCTGTGATCTCAGAGctaaaaaagaacataaatgcAAGCTAGTTGACAAGATTTCAGGGAAAGACATGACAACATCCTTGAGAAGTCAGTTATGACCTAAATGTTTTATTGATGTTTGGAATTGTAACCAAAAAAGATGCAGTTTTGAAATTTGTTCTATTACTGGAAAGTGGAGCAACACTGCACATCCAAACAATTTCCTACAGCATGATTTGGAACAGCACCAACCACCCGCACTCTTCTGCTGATAATACTGAGGACGCAAAAGCTAATCTCCTTAACAAGTCAAGTCAACATGAATTTTCCATATCCTGTCTTTCATTATCAAAAAATGAGAAGGTTGTAACCAGATTTCTAACGCTATTGCCTCTTCGGGGAGAAGACAGCAGGATAAGATAAAGTCAGAGAGGGAATATAAGGAtcagaagcacaaaaaaaaaaaaaaaaaaagacccagcAGGCACATAGGCAAATAGAAACAGGTACTACATAACCCCATCAGTCAGAGAATGGGTCTTACTTCGCCAGGGAATTGTGAGCTTCAGTGAATATCTCTTGTGCCTTCTCTGGAAAGGTTTTAGTGCTGAAATTTGGATCATGATCTTTTACCTTCCGCAGActgaaaagacaagaaaaactCTACATCAAGCAAGAACTATTTGGAAGCTCCTCATATGTTTATGACAATAATCTTATCCAGTTCAAGCCCAGCTTTTACCAGGAAGCAACTGAACTGGAGACTCCCCGCAAACACCTAATCTCTAGGtattcataaaacaaaaacactgcaaGTGCAGTCTGCAATCCCAAACAGCCCACAGAAGCCAGTGCAGGTTGCAACCATTCATGCTAGGAGAGATTTTCTCATCAGAGACTCCTGGTTAAGTGATATAACTGCAGCAGTGAAAGAACCATGTAGAAAACAAAGGCATGATCTATAAGACTGAATGGAGCATGGAGTTGGTGCTCCAGAGGTGCCACCAACTAATGAAAAGGAGAGTACATACGCTAACTGGGAGACAGCACTCTGCTTGAACTTCTCCACCTTTTGCTTCAGCCCCTCTTTAGACAGAGAAGTCAAGCGAGCATCACCTTCAGGGGGGACGTATGGGTCAATAATACCAGCTGtatgaaataataagaaaagtCAGGAAGAGACACCACAATGGCAAAAGGCTACATTTCAGAAGCAACAAACAGACAACACCCTGGCTGCTGACAGCTGAAGAACCAGGATTCCTCCCTGAAAACATTCGTGAGATGAAATACAAGCACAAAGGCAACTGATAACAGGCACCTGCCACTACTGATAAGATGCGTTAAACTATACACCCTCCTTCTCTTCTATACAGTTCCAGGAGATGAGAATAAGACACAGTCAGCAGGAGGCAACATGACCTCCCTTGCTATTTGTGTTTCCTAGGCACAAAGGAACCAACAGTCTGACACATTTCTGGGGTAAAGCAGGGCGGCTGTCACCCCTCCCTGGGCGGCAGGGCGAGTAAGTCAGCCCGTTGCAGACGAGACAGGCTGCTGACAATGTCATGCTGTTATTTGGTTAATAACTCTATGCTTCTACCTTGCATTAATTTTGCCCTCAAGAAGTGATCACCTGTGCAGGCCAAATAGAAGGTCCGTTCCACATGCTCCTCAGGAACTACAATCCTTGAGGCTCTGagttttttctccttctcttcaaGTGACTGTTCTCTGTTCCAGTTGGGGACAGAGAACCTCCGCTTTGTTCTCACAGGGACAACAAAACAGGTCGGAGCTGCTCTGGCAGGACAGAGTAAAGATTCCACAccctaaggaagaaaaattacaaagtcATGCAGTTCGCCCAACATCCTTTCACATCTAcaaagggcagagcagggccccTGCTGAAAATACCCGAACAGCAGTCTTGGCTGAGCAGGAGCGTGCTCGGGGACAAATTCTCACCATCTCCTGCCTGCTGGAACTGGACCGGAGCCCCAGCCCCCCATGCCCAGCTCACACATCTTCCCCACGTCCTTCCCCACAGCCCCCTCCTCTCTtctcagcagccctccagcactgcagcccctcacccccccccttGCTCTGTAGCTCCTCAGCCCCATCCAGCACTCACCCTGCCAGGCCACCCCCTGCCTTAGCCCACAGCTCCTCATCCTCCCATTGCCTCTTACTGCTGTCAGCCTCACTGCAGAGTCTCTTCTTGCAGCCCTCCTTGCCCCACAGCACCTCCCCACAGCCCCTCATCCCATAGCAGCAGCCCCATAGCAGCTCCCCACATCCCTcaccccacagcctctctgcatCTCCCTACATCCCTCACCCCACAGCCCCTCTACACATCCCTACAGCCCCTCTTCCCATAGCCCCATAGCAGCTCCTCACATCCCTTCACCATCTCCCCACATCCCTCACCCCACAGCCCCTCTGCATCTCTCTACAGCCCCTCATCCCATAGTCCCATAGCCCCATAGCAGCTCCTCACATCCCTTCACCATCTCCCCACATCCCTCACCCTACAGCCCCTCATCTCATAGCCCCATAGCAGCTCCCCACATCCCTCACCAGCTCCCCACATCCCTCACTATCTCCCCACATCCCTCACCCCACAGCCCCTCTGCATCTCCCCACATCCCTCACCCCACAGCCCCTCTGCATCTCCCCACATCCCTCACCCCACAGCCCCTCATTCCATAGCCCCATAGCAGCTCCCCACATCCCTCAGCACCTCCCCACAGTCTCTCACCCCACAGCCCCTCAACACGCCCCCGTTTCCTCCACGCCATGGCCCTCAGCAGTCCCCACAGCCCAGGCCGCTCCCAgcggcgccccgctccgcgcccaCCCGCCGACAGGCCCGCAGGCCCAGGCGGCCCAAGCCCGCCGCCATGGCGGCCGCCATCTTGTCGCCGCGGGGCCCGccgggaagggggcggggccgaggccgcgcgcgggcgcgggcgcgcgcggggtgggggggggggtaggggccggcggggagcccgcgccgcggcggcgagTGGAAAATTCcagtgctgggggggggggggggaggccccgcccccgagCGCGCGGCGGGGAGGTCCCAGGAGAGGGACCCCGCCATGCGCCGTGCATGGGGTGcatggaccccccccccccggtgcgATGTGCAACAGGagagggaccccccccccgaTGCGCCGTGCATGGGGTGCAGGACCCCCCCCCGGTGCGATGTGCAACAGGagagggaccccccccccccgatgcGCCGTGCATGGGGtgcaggacccccccccccggtgcgATGTGCAACAGGAGAGGGACCCCGCCATGCACCGTGCATGGGGTGCAGGACCCCCCCCCGGTGCGATGTGCAACAGCAGAGGGACCCCCCCCATGTGCCATGCATGGGGtgcaggacccccccccccggtgcgATGTGGGTGGGGGGAGCTCCCCCCATGCATCATGCAAGGGTGCGCAACGGGCGACAGGcgaggcccccccccccacgcaccGTGCGCGGGGTGCAGTGTGCACTAGGCGAAGGGCGCACTCAGCGAGGGGACACGCTGTGCGGTAGGCGAGGGACCCCCAAACGCGTCACGCAAGGGGGTGGGTGGCCCCCACGCAGTCCGACGTGCCTCGGCGAGCCCCCACGTGCcccttgtgcccccccccccccccgccctgtGCTGCCCGTGTCCCGGCACAGCACCCTGCCCTTGGCGCCCTGCACTGCATCAGCCACCAGAGAGCAACCCCACATcgcgccggcaccgccgcgctGGCACCCGGCCTCGCTCGGggcctccctcctcctccagcgCCCCGCGGGCTCCGCAGGGTCACGCGTGCCATGACGAGCGCGAGGTCTCAGCCGCGCCAGGGCAGCGGCTGCACCAGCGAGAGCGCCGCGCTGGGCTGcagcggggggagggggggggggaggagggtgccCCCCCTTGCACGCGCATGTGCACCTCCCTGCTCCCCCCTGCACGGTGCCGGGAGGCAGCGGGGTGCACGGggctgggggggtggggggggacgtCCGTGGCACCCCGAGCCGTGCAGGGCGCCCGCCGAGCAGGGCGGCGCTGCCTCGCCGTCCGGCTCCCGCGCGCCAGGCTGCGAGGGAGGAATTTTTCACGGCTGATTAACCACTTAGGGGGAGCGGGAGAAAGCAATCGGGGACGGGGAGcgggcaggaggagggatgggaggaagggaaaaaattccAACCGCCGGCTGCAGCGCGGCGGCGTTCCCGGCCGGCCGCATCGGTCGGcacggcggcgggcgggagcccGAGCGGGCTCGGCCGGCTTTGCAGGCTGCACAACCCCCCCGCGACCCCGTCCGGGCCGGCGACCggctcctccgccgccgcctcgcggcTCCCGCGCCTCGTGCACCGGGAACGCCGAGGCAGCCGGGAGGCGGCCGGGAGGGGCCTGGcgatgcccccccccccccccccggacagATGCCCGCGGCGGGAGGGATCCCCAGCAAaaacgcccccccccccccccccggagcgCCTGTGTCCAAGGCCGGCGACGGCCccgagccgccccgcggcccccagCGCCGCTCCCGCATGCCAGAGATTCCTGCCCTGAGCCGCCGGCCCCGACCCGCGCGGCCGGATTAGCTCGTGCCCTCCGGCTGCTCCCGCTCTCGGCAGAAACGGCAAAAACTCCGGCACGCGCCTCCACCCACCCCTTCCCCTTGCTGGAGCTGAGCCGCGGCACCGGCGCGCGGAGCTGCCGTGGGACACAGTCTCCGCACCGGCCTCCACGGCCTCCCAGCC
This genomic interval from Rhea pennata isolate bPtePen1 chromosome 26, bPtePen1.pri, whole genome shotgun sequence contains the following:
- the MRPL45 gene encoding large ribosomal subunit protein mL45 isoform X2; the encoded protein is MAAAMAAGLGRLGLRACRRGVESLLCPARAAPTCFVVPVRTKRRFSVPNWNREQSLEEKEKKLRASRIVVPEEHVERTFYLACTAGIIDPYVPPEGDARLTSLSKEGLKQKVEKFKQSAVSQLALRKVKDHDPNFSTKTFPEKAQEIFTEAHNSLANFNKQKLHSLVTERCYSEMVRGNRYKTIRWSFVESLEPPRVVHVRCDSMVNQGNLYGQVTVRMHTRQTVMIPGPTLNPSQEFEEIK
- the MRPL45 gene encoding large ribosomal subunit protein mL45 isoform X1, translating into MAAAMAAGLGRLGLRACRRGVESLLCPARAAPTCFVVPVRTKRRFSVPNWNREQSLEEKEKKLRASRIVVPEEHVERTFYLACTAGIIDPYVPPEGDARLTSLSKEGLKQKVEKFKQSAVSQLALRKVKDHDPNFSTKTFPEKAQEIFTEAHNSLANFNKQKLHSLVTERCYSEMVRGNRYKTIRWSFVESLEPPRVVHVRCDSMVNQGNLYGQVTVRMHTRQTLAIYDRFGRLMYGGEQVPKDVLEYVVFERHLVNLYGTWRMHGKIVPSWAPPKDPIVKTVMIPGPTLNPSQEFEEIK